A region of Panicum virgatum strain AP13 chromosome 8N, P.virgatum_v5, whole genome shotgun sequence DNA encodes the following proteins:
- the LOC120686112 gene encoding disease resistance protein Pik-2-like translates to MAEFAIGALGTLIPKLAKLLKKEYDLKKSVKGGIRFLKAELESMQAALEKVSGVPADQLDENTRLWARDVRELSYDIEDSIDSYLVLVESKKAGKQHNIKVWVDRTVNSLYNIRRRHNMAAKVKDFESLVKEAKERYDRNKVDCVVASRTTEYVDPRLEAMYKRMTDLVGIDEPMSKLRDMLKLESTKSLKSVSVVGAGGLGKTTLVKAVYDDTLEVGFQCRAFVSVGQNPDVKKVLNDILLELDKEKFRDIHSLTRDVKQLIDLLREFLGNKRYFVVIDDIWDTQSWQIIKMALVDNNRGSRLITTTRNFEVGKEAGVVYNLEPLSSFHSRQLLCTRILDSGINCLDNLPYDQLTDKILKKCGGIPLAIITMASLLADKPREEWFEVYSSISLSRQGNNQVETTMKILSLSYYDMPSHLRTCLLYLSIFPEDYVIKKESLIWMWIAEGFVHGQQGVGIFEVGERYFNALINRSMIQQWGYIDDASTGCRLHDMVLELIRSLSCEVNFVTILDNEQGTSAHRNIRRLSHQNMRIEYMTTEDAVDMKKIRSFIAISCTISEIIPFSCFHVLRVLALEDSEAQNNHIKHLGALLQLRYLMLSGMKLSELPEGIGDLKFLQTLDLGKTRVRKLPSTISNLTQLLCLRGRCSMDAGGAVIGKLTSLQELRMRVDLGNLESGYMLFCEGLGNLRELRVLKVEFKGLDSEQEVLGDSLRNMCKLQYLEVHEHHSWRSIKVEQVSRWNAPGAVLSRHIRVLLLADYRFSILPTCIDSSLLPNLSDLSMSVDFVSCQDMRIIGKFPELCRLTVDTSLRTKLLVVYGGDGYFRRLKSFKLNWSFLVMFRGRKLGAPVMPILENLKFTLCDSLLEELCALYCQNISWLLSMIGWNYLPLLKLVDYSTSNSGPGGRELPVLSHAARSHPNRPTARTGGHVQREEVSHEVLYLPVHVWMFRETSVRFDFTKLASLEKVTAHIYCLYATPREVLRVEAALRRAVDVHPNNVFLEMTRFGEEEMDVPFTGEEEESHDATTQNKDICHHTNQSPTERISDRQTHS, encoded by the exons ATGGCGGAGTTCGCCATAGGGGCGCTGGGCACACTCATCCCCAAACTTGCCAAGCTACTGAAAAAGGAGTACGATCTGAAGAAGAGTGTGAAGGGTGGAATCAGGTTCCTGaaggccgagctcgagagcatgcAGGCTGCCCTTGAGAAGGTGTCCGGCGTACCGGCAGATCAGCTTGATGAGAACACAAGACTTTGGGCCAGGGATGTCCGGGAGCTGTCCTACGACATTGAGGACAGTATTGACAGCTACCTGGTGCTTGTGGAGAGCAAGAAGGCAGGAAAACAGCATAACATCAAAGTGTGGGTCGACAGAACCGTCAACTCGCTGTATAATATCAGAAGACGTCACAATATGGCCGCCAAGGTAAAGGACTTTGAGTCCCTTGTCAAGGAGGCAAAGGAAAGGTACGACAGGAACAAAGTTGATTGTGTTGTTGCTAGTCGTACCACTGAGTATGTTGATCCACGGCTAGAAGCTATGTACAAAAGGATGACCGACCTTGTTGGTATCGATGAGCCGATGAGTAAACTAAGAGACATGTTGAAATTGGAGTCCACGAAAAGCCTCAAGAGTGTCTCTGTTGTTGGAGCTGGGGGATTAGGCAAGACAACCTTAGTGAAAGCTGTGTATGATGATACACTCGAAGTGGGATTCCAATGTCGTGCCTTCGTTTCGGTGGGCCAGAATCCTGATGTGAAGAAAGTTCTCAATGACATTCTCCTTGAGCTTGACAAGGAGAAGTTCAGGGACATTCATAGCTTAACAAGGGATGTAAAGCAGCTTATCGACTTACTCCGGGAATTCCTTGGCAACAAGAG ATACTTTGTCGTTATTGATGACATATGGGATACACAATCCTGGCAAATAATCAAAATGGCTCTTGTTGATAATAATCGTGGAAGTAGATTAATCACAACTACTCGTAATTTTGAAGTTGGAAAAGAAGCTGGCGTTGTTTACAACCTAGAGCCACTTTCTTCTTTTCATTCGAGGCAATTGTTGTGCACGAGGATACTTGATAGTGGAATAAATTGTTTGGATAATCTGCCATACGATCAGTTAACTGataaaattttgaagaaatGTGGTGGCATACCATTAGCTATCATTACAATGGCTAGTTTATTGGCTGATAAGCCAAGAGAGGAATGGTTTGAAGTGTACAGTTCTATAAGTCTCAGCCGACAAGGTAATAATCAGGTGGAAACTACTATGAAGATATTGTCTTTGAGCTACTACGATATGCCTTCTCATTTACGGACATGCTTATTATATCTAAGCATATTTCCAGAAGATTATGTTATCAAGAAAGAGTCTTTGATATGGATGTGGATAGCTGAAGGTTTTGTCCATGGGCAACAAGGAGTTGGGATATTTGAGGTTGGAGAGAGATACTTCAATGCACTCATTAACAGAAGCATGATCCAACAATGGGGTTACATTGATGATGCATCTACTGGTTGCCGTCTCCATGATATGGTGCTCGAACTAATCCGTTCTTTATCTTGTGAAGTAAACTTTGTTACAATACTGGATAATGAGCAAGGCACATCAGCACATAGAAATATCCGTAGGTTATCCCATCAGAATATGAGAATAGAGTACATGACTACTGAGGATGCAGTGGATATGAAAAAGATTAGGTCCTTTATTGCCATTTCATGTACTATTTCTGAGATCATACCATTTTCATGCTTTCATGTTTTACGTGTATTAGCCTTGGAAGATTCTGAAGCCCAGAACAATCATATAAAACATTTGGGAGCACTACTCCAATTGAGATACCTCATGTTATCTGGCATGAAACTTTCCGAGCTCCCAGAAGGAATAGGAGATCTAAAGTTTTTACAGACACTTGACTTGGGAAAAACAAGAGTTAGAAAATTGCCATCAACCATCAGCAACCTGACTCAACTATTGTGCCTACGTGGCCGTTGTAGCATGGATGCAGGCGGGGCCGTCATCGGAAAGCTGACGTCACTTCAGGAGCTGCGCATGCGGGTAGATTTGGGGAACCTTGAATCAGGATACATGCTGTTTTGTGAGGGGCTGGGCAACTTGAGGGAACTGAGGGTGCTCAAGGTTGAATTTAAAGGGCTGGATAGCGAGCAGGAAGTTTTAGGGGACTCACTACGTAATATGTGCAAGCTGCAGTACCTTGAAGTTCATGAACATCATTCCTGGCGATCCATTAAGGTTGAACAGGTGTCCAGATGGAATGCTCCAGGTGCAGTCCTCTCTCGACACATCCGAGTTTTGTTATTGGCTGACTACAGATTCTCCATTCTGCCAACGTGCATCGACTCTTCTCTTCTTCCAAATCTCTCGGATTTGTCTATGTCTGTCGACTTTGTAAGTTGTCAGGACATGAGG atcATTGGGAAGTTTCCAGAGCTCTGCCGCCTCACAGTGGACACGTCATTGAGAACGAAGTTGTTAGTTGTTTATGGAGGTGATGGATACTTCCGCAGGTTGAAGTCATTCAAATTGAATTGGAGTTTTCTTGTCATGTTTAGAGGGCGCAAACTTGGTGCTCCTGTTATGCCAATCCTTGAAAATCTTAAATTCACTCTTTGTGACAGCCTTTTGGAGGAATTATGTGCTCTTTATTGTCAGAATATATCATGGTTATTATCAATGATTGGATGGAACTACCTTCCTTTATTGAAGCTTGTAGACTACAGCACTTCTAACAGTGGTCCTGGAGGAAGAGAGTTACCGGTGCTTAGCCACGCAGCCCGCTCTCATCCGAACCGTCCCACCGCTCGAACTGGGGGACACGTGCAGAGAGAG GAGGTTTCCCACGAAGTCCTTTATTTGCCTGTCCATGTATGGATGTTCAGGGAGACCAGTGTTCGTTTTGATTTTACAAAATTGGCTTCACTTGAGAAAGTCACCGCTCATATCTACTGTTTATATGCTACACCACGGGAGGTTTTGCGAGTGGAAGCGGCGCTGAGGCGCGCTGTCGATGTCCATCCCAATAATGTCTTCCTTGAAATGACAAGGTTTGGTGAAGAAGAAATGGATGTACCATTTacaggagaagaggaggag TCCCATGATGCCACCACACAAAACAAGGATATTTGCCACCACACAAATCAATCACCGACGGAGAGGATCTCTGACCGTCAAACACACTCTTGA